The genomic window aatgatctctagcgtcacaaacacaattaaagtctccaaaaacTACCAAAGTTCTGCCAGTGTTTAgtagcgaagttaaagaaaggaaaaaagaattcctttcattcactttggagggagcatagacacagataaacctccaattatgggaatgaaaagataagtcgcaacaaatgaggcgtccttccccatcaacatgtagtgacgtcaaaatatgattcaagtgctttctaattaataaaaagcatccagcggatgcaccacgcgctgggctgatgtataaattgtaatcacggaaaacttccagtgcaagatcggcgtcacgagcagcggaaatcttagtctcttgcactgcaagtacatctatgttgtactgctcaagcacgtggcgcaactgccactgacgccttacattcctcaagccacgtacgttgagtgtcgctacacacatggGAAACGTTAGCGCGGTAGCCATTTTGATATCTTACTACTTTTGTAGGTCACCTTTAGCCACAGGCCAACCTGTGGCTTTACCTCCTTTGCACTTTTTAGCAGCACTTTCCTCAGGACTCTGGCATAGGCGGCGCGTCTCTCGGTCCCCAAAGAAGGTGACACGTGGACCACACGAAGACACTTGCTCTGTCGTGTCTGGCGCACTCGttgttgcttcatcggtgaccgATGCCTGACGCTTCCTTGTCTGACTGCAATCCATTCCTTCTTGTTCCTCATTGTCAGGAGGCTTGTCCTTAAGGCCTTCCAAGTGGTGTTCGTcagcagcattgcattcatttaTGCTTTCAATGGCGTCGTTAGCGGTTTTATTTTGCGTGCCAAGGGTATCCATGGACAAGTGTTCCGCTTCCTTTAAGGCACCTTCTGCTCCTCCCGCTGCTTCTCCtgtcgcatcaactacctcagtgaCATCCATAAGATGATCGAGACGTTGGTCTTCTGTCCCTTGGCCAGAACGGAGTTTGTTGGCATAAGTCGACACGCAGGCATCCGAcgagtgaccaaaacgctggcattgcaagcacctcggtgttttgcactgtcgtcgtacatgccccactcgcttgcaccgaagacacagtggaggcctaccgggaataagtacgaggcattggtggccataaattgacataaggtgtggtattgagctcacagtgatggtgtccttgagctccaaggcaacgtCTCTATTTGTTGTCATCCATTGTTCCATTCCTGCACATCTCCATGCCTCTCTTTCAACGGACTTCACAACGCCGTAAGCTTGGAACGCCTCTTCAACACGTCGCGATTCAAGATGAGGCGGAAGCCAAAGTAGTTTCAGCCTAATATTCTTGGTCTCCGGATCTAGCACCATGCACTTCAGCCCTTTTACACGGAGCTCACCACAAGTAACGAGTTTCTGTTTCGCCATGCTGTTTGCACACGTAACCATCCATACATGGCTCATTTGATACTGGCCAACTCCAATAATGTCCGCTGTGCTCACCACTTTAAGCAGGGCGTCACGGAAGTCAGGGGCACGGTACGGCCTACCACTCAAGTCGGCATGAAGGAAAACGGAATTCAAAACATCGTTACCGGTTGGAAGACGTGGCAGGACGACTTTATAGCTTGAGTCTTCATCATGAAACGGAGTCGATGATCCTCGGCCGTTGGCCGATACGCTGTTACCAGCAGAGAGCATTTTGGAACGCAGCCGATCGGTGcggcttcttcttcctctgcgccacaccaacatgacggtgaCTGCAAGTTAAATGTTCAGTtagcatacaaacttaaggttcaacttgtttgtcgtgtacacaacatagacaagatctacacctgctactaaaaattgcacatttattcaacacaagcaactgcggcctgtaacgattgccactatgttaatggcactagtgctattttttttacaattcacaatttcaagaaaaaaaaaccaagtggactgaggagcagcaacagtttaccggtggggtctgccaagtttattatccgtttcgcgctcgttttaaagggcgacatctgctcacgctttatgacgcttctaggctcatttcatagatacgcccgcctaattcaTTTGATTGAGTATTGAGATGCTTTTCGCAAAATGTAGAGGGCGgccgcgccagcgcaatgctgtagctctttcgctaaagcaacaactacataacggcttgaccaaaacgaatgcagtgtgccggaaacattacgctatcataatggttcaccaagcacacgaattgccacgtctgagttctcgtacaaaagctagagaagtgccggcgagtgcgaccggcggctgtcggtgagaggacacttaattacgttctcttgaagtgctttaatcgcgtcgcatcgatggttgttgcttcttgagcggacaccacacacaatgaaaaatgcttcatttaggttaattgatgccatatggctgcactgtattgtcatacttaatcgtcgtaatcgtgtattctgaaacccagaagcaaggataacacaattgtacgggctcggtcagtaggcctaacctttggtggaaatcatggtggtagaacatgtagtgtacagatcccagctttgtacactgtataaattgcccgccattataagcccacccatcatctgcttactgcttcccagcattatcgcgatggtgttCAGAGCTTCttagcttggtacaccatgtgccccaccataacaagcagcacccatcatctgcttagtgcttcccagcattatcgcaatggtgggaagagtttctcagcttggtacaccatgtagcccaccatgataagcaccacccaccatatgcttagggcttcccagcattatcgcaatggtgggcatagtgccccattattgcccactatctagcctctgctttccccatcatttccactttacccaacatctgtacaccatacaacccagtatgtcccggcataaccaccatattttccaccacgtcccaccatagccatcataatttccaccatgcccactaatatttccaccatgcccactattatttccactacgcccaccatgttttccagtatccaccatggtaatttttccgatagggtgtgcccgatttgatgaagatcgccggactctccagtgtgccttgaatagactcgatgaccagccatttaatgaagcaaagatcttaggagcctggtcgcgcagcacaacagcacagaaagccactcgagccctcctgagatacttgtcaacaacttcattgagggaccgcctgtgaaacttggcattgtgtgtgtgatgtgacatgtgtctatccttctctctctcttttactcccctctccccctctccatgtgtaggatagcaaactggacgcatagtctagttaacctccctacctttcctacatccctctctctctctctctctctgaaactTGACTGAATTTGCTAAATAAATGCTGCTTTTTCTGCCGACTGTTTCACTTCTTGCTTCCTATGTGTCTCTATGCATTTAACAGTGGCTCATTCCCAGTTGCACATGCCTTGATTCCCTGGTTGTCTTTTATGACACATGTCCTGTTACACAAAACAACTAGGAAGGGCATGCGTAATGTGAGGAGGTCACAAAGAACAGTGTTCCTTGTGCATTTTTTTAGTTTACTCAATTAGACCACACTTTTTACGAGACGTCTTCTCAGAAGCCTGTATATGAGAAATCCCTCTTCTGAAATAGGTGCATCAGGACAAGGTTCTGAATTGAGCAGAGCATGTTACCACATGTATGTACAGATTGAATGAAACCGAGGTATGAGCATACTCCATATTGTTTCAAGGAACATTAACTGCCACATCGACCACCACCTACTCTTGTCATACTGTTGAGAACTGTCCTTATTTTTATCCTTCCCTTTGGACTGACTTAAGCTGAAATGATCGTTTGGGAATTTCAAACAGCACATACTTGCATTAATTTGCAAATATTTTATATCGAGATGGAGAGAAGATGCCAATTTATCAGATATTTTTGACAGTGAATCAGCAGATGATGACATGCAACATCTTTGGAATTAACTGCACTGTATCGCACCATAGCATCATCTCCCTCAGTGTAAGCACCGTCTCGGTACTTCCCATGGCTGCGAGGCACCAGCAAAGCAGTAAGTTTTCAATATAAAGATGTGCACAACTTCTGTCTGGAGCGAGGAGGTAAAAAAGGCAGTGTCCAGTGCTGTGATCTCAACTCTCATTGTTGAGTTGGGAAAATACTTTTACCAGGGCTGTTATAATGGAAGAGAAGCTTTTCCAATAATTCCATAATGGCATGGTGACCAAAGCAGTTCCAGAGGTCTTGTCGTAATGTGAATGTTTCGATGCCAACAATCGTAACAATCTTTTTGGTGTTCTTTCAAAACCTATAGCCGGCCACGGGAAAGCTGACAATCTACGTGCGGTCAAGCAATGAGGTTATGGCGTGTTCAGTACACAAGGGTGCAGCCAAAGGAAGGAGCATATCAAATGGTAACACTGGATGTCAGCAAAATAACATATAAGACAGTGAATAACCAGTGGTTTCATGTGTAGATTTGTACTTGAGTGTGACAAAGGAGAGTGCGCTGTCCCAGTCACAGCAATTTGGTGAAATGTACATTAAGAGCATCTGAGTAAGCATTCAGTTCACATGCTCCTCTCATCTCATCTGTAGATGGTGAGCTTTGATATGCCTTTGCTCAGAGAAGCAGGTGGGAAGGATGTAATGCATGACATGTGACAGAAAGTACCTGCCTCAATAAGTAAGCAACTGCTGAGGGATGCCGTGATGAAAAACAACAATTTATAGGAGAAAGTCATTGATGTTGGTGGAGCAGAAAAAAACATGTTACAATTGCTTGAGCGGTGACAATGCATATGGCATATCTCCGGGAAATGCAATTTGTTGATTGCCCAAAATTGATGTACGAAAAGGGCCTAGAAGGTCAAGGCCAACATAGAGGAATGGTTGTGTAGGTATGTCGATGGGGTGCAGGTCACAAACAGTGATGTAGCTGGCCAGAGAACGATACATACCATTCTAGAAAAAGTGATGTCCTACGTGATAGGTGCGCTATGTGATAGGTGTAAAAATACACCAAGATTAATAGCTGGTGCTTAGTTGTTGCGGAACACTGGTGCAAAGATGGTAGTAGCAGCACAAGAAGTTCCTAGCTATTGGCATTGAGGCTATGATGGTACAGAATGTCGTCATgcaaattgaacaggcaagcGGAAGGGCCTGGTGATGGGGAGGTTAGACGGTCGATGATGAGCATAATGATGCATATTGTCACTTTTCGGTAGAGATACAAACCAATGTCCAGATAGAGAGCATGCAGGAGCACGCAGGGATCAATTAGGTCTGGAGCATCAACTGAATGACCTGACAGTCTGCACCTTTGTGCGGTTGTCTTGACTTGAAATGAAGCACAAATGAGTACTTTTGCATACATAGCCAGCACCTCTACCAAATGTGGTGGAGATGATGTTGATTTAATAGATATTTCCAAGAGTGATTTccaagtgcattacaaactgataacgaatctgtaatgataactgctaatgattcgcttgagggcaatttgcgtagggcaaagaaaatggccaataattctgcaatgaatactgGGGTATactctgggagtcgaatcgaaaaggaccagtccaaagaaggagagaagatgccaaccccagccttttcttttgacacagatgcatcagtcgcaatgatattgcttaactctaggtgagctagataatctgctaactggtcgtttaaatacctatgtgccaattgtttcgcgttatgaggaaatatgtCATGAAAATGTATGCTAAGCATCGaatttaggttgtgtattggaccaatatgtttatttttacattcagttgctgtagtagcgcttgtgcaaaaactatttgcggggtgtgtagtcgtgaccaatgggtttcgaaaaataaagccggttcttgaatgaaagcgtaaaaagagagtctttggtgtgaactgtatatgtttaagaatgcttgcacagtaagaactTTAAACCTATTTAgaagagaaggtaggcgagcttccatatacaacacgttatttgccacaaattttggtagacccagacacaaacgcaacgcttctctttccagcagtattaggggtctcattttataagctgcgctgccagaaaacaATACACATCCGCATTctatgatgggccgcacataaagtttatatatcattattagcacatctcttcttaaacccgttTACGGTTTGCGAGCTTCCGTAGTCACCCCATGACcagtgttgccttggagtacacgtCATCAATGTGGTTTCGCAAATTTGATGTGTCATTATAtaggatgcccaaatatttaaggcaATTCACCTgtggaatgagctcattactgtgcaataacgagatgttgataggctgcagaaaagagaatgcaagaaggCCACTTTTcgttacgttcagggtcatatgaatatttttaagccatctttctatgatattgagataattttgtagactctcgtATAGGGATTGAATGTCagtattacttgcaaagaaagcaatatcgtccgtgtacacatataactgaatatccttagttgatggaatgaatcttaagaaaatgttaaataaaactggcgacaggacagccccctgtgatacgccacgtgtctgcttatatctattcgacgagtacccatttttaaagcagtaatattctctccctcttaaagtctccgacacccacgcagtgatgtagttgggaaagtggtgatattccatctattttaataaaattgaatgctcaaccctatcgtacgctttagccaaacctagagtaactaatgcacagtattggcgccgacgccgagccatgcagttgtattcggctctctaaatcaacatgcgcacaccatattgagcaaccggatctaaaaccaattagactggggtttaatattgcgttattattattatacttcattacccgggcattccaatctctttcaattagcttaaccagattggacgtgagtgatatcggccttacattgtccaaggcgaatcctttttcctgtttttaagaagtggaatcactttagacagcttccattccgcaggtatccaagtttttgtcaaagaaaaattcaccagattaagtacatcagttggacaaatctcgaatataacttttatcattgcatttgCTACCCCGTGTGGTCCAGGTGCTGAAGAAGATAAGTAcgttattatctctgccagctcatctaaagtaacctcctcgaaatcctcgcctgccattgggttcacaatgtgcagtggtatagttgacataaatctatcttggagccctttcgcaatattttctactaaatcagagagctcacggggcaaaagaacagaagagtcaatattttcagcgggttgTGTCATCTTtagagatcttaaaaatctgaagagcgcttttttgtttttagccctagaaagatagtcatgtcgtttcatattataaccatcttttgctatacttactgtgcgtttgaagtctgctgctgcgaactTATAATCACACCACTTTTtcggacattggttgaccagcagttgttttcatgcagctttccgttttctatagctcctcatgcacccttcagtccaccatggactaaaagaacctcttgtggccgagtctaaaggttgcgtcttttactgatctttttaacactgcacacagactcatagccctaatgtcaccttgtatgtccttgcggcgatcaaaagtagccctcaagtctttgtCTAATTTTCTATTGTTCTCtaatgagcgggccttttcggcgatATGTATTCATggaagttcagtacaaaactaataggcaagtggtcactgttagtagcacagtctgaAGTTTGCcaaacatatatttagagatgagtttgaaaatgtcaagtcaattacagatttagagagacctcggggacaaaagtagcagattgcgaaattaaacaagataaattcttgtcaatagcccattcccacaagcgtCCGCTTAAATATGTTTTAAAACCCCAAGCCacgtgatgtgaattgaagtctccagtgaatAATATAccctttctgcaggcagagaacatatcgtctagacttcgcGTGTCTTGCACCGCGGCTcgaaatacgcatttacaaacgaaaAGAGAGAACCGTtgggtaatattatgtctactatcgaaatttcacaatctggagtcacacaacgataagagatcgtagctttgtgactaaacttagttgctatcaagacagaaAGCCCACCACCTttgctaggtcggtccaatcgaaatagccgatactttttaggtaaaacttttggctggttgaaagccaggtttcttgcagtgatataatatccgcgGAAGTTGTGAAGAAATTTATGATAGGTCTGTAGATGCGGACGGGCGGGCGggtgggcgggcgggcggacggattTTTGTCCCCTAATACTGCTCCTCAACTACCAGCCTAACAATGTTCCATATGCAGTCCTTGACTTCGCTTTAAGATGGCCTCCATAGGTTATGTTTCGGGTAAGAATATACCTCTCCCAATATAGACGAGTTTTGGTAAGCTTTTTATTCTGTTTGGACattgctttgattgatatgtggcgtttaatgtcccaaaaccatcatatgaacgtgagagacgccgtagtggaagcctCCAGATTTTTTAGCACCTCcttggggttccttaacatgcgcccaaatgtGAGCAAATGCGCCTACatcattttctcctccatcaaaaatgcagccgccgcagccgagtttCCATTCCATGACTTGCGGAATCTGTTCGAACATTGCTAACAACGAAAATGTGACGATTTCATGCTCACATCAACAGTTCTTTTCCGACACCCAAAACATCAAGCTCATGTACTGACACCTTTGGGCATATTGAAGACGAAAGTCTTTCTTGGGAAACTGGAACGCCGAAACTTCGGTTTGTCTTTCTTCCTGCCTAGCGAAACAATTCGGCCTCCCGGCCAATGTTTAACTATTTACTCATCGCCCACAGTACTTGAACTTGTGGATGTGTTCATGCTTGTGAATATTgtgatcaaaaagcaaatattacgcatatttgagaAACACCATCAAAACTCAAGTATTATAGGTGATGTGTTCTTTTACAAGAAAGTACATGGCGCGTAAATTTGCAGATCTTGGGGTTCCTTAGGCTGTGCTACAAATACGACACTACGCAGAAAAGAAGGGCGGCACGAAGCAatcgtcttttgatgacatttgcagcaAAGCACCGAAATACAGGGATAATTTTTACGTATCAAGTTAGCTTTAATTCATCAAAACGCCACAATATACCAGCTGAAAGCAACAACGTAGAAAGCACCGAATGCCCTTTGCAGCGAAAAGGCGCAGCCAGTCAGCTATCAGGGCTGATTTTTCCGCTGTTCTCTCGCTGCTCGAGAACCACGGGAGTCTTGCTCTGAGCAGATACCAGCGTCGTAGCATTTTCGGCCTTACGGCGCACGGTGGGGCCAGCGTCATCCCGACTTGTGGCGAAGCCCTCATCGTCCCCCTGTGTCTTCTCATTCCGGGCCACTGAGCGCTTCTCTGGAAATATCAACTGCATATAAAAAACTAACAAACGTCCACTTCACAGACACTGATCAAGTAGATAAGCTGGGGGATTTCTCTTCATCATGAAATTGTATTTCTATATTTTCCAAGTCTCTCAGATATATTTTATCAGTTATCATTACTAAAAACACTCTGTGTTGAGCTTTCAGGCGGTATACTTTTAGGCGGTATACTTTTAGGCGGTATACTACTAGGCGCTATACTTTTAGGCGGTATACTAACGTTTTTTGGACAATGAAGTGAAGGCTTTACACATAACCTACGGGTATCCTACCACGAGTGAGTCTGGTTCCAGAATTTCATGCGTGTTCTCTATGCGTGACATAGAAATTACTCCTCTGCTTTCTACAGGCCGCTCTTTTAGACAGAATGCAGCACACAATACAATGAGACCTTTATATTCATTTAACGTTACACGTTGTCATTTTACGTTTTGGGACACCTGAGAAAGTATCGCCTTCTACCAATTACGTTTCCCTCAAACGCTGAGTTGCATCTCCGTCGAAATGCAACGCTGACTGCACAAAGCGAGAACCACTTTCCACAGCGATGCGAGATGCGTGCCAAACAGGAGTGTATTTCACGTAAGTGTGCATGCGTAAAAAAACCGCCCCCGCAGCTTTCCCTTCGTTGATAAGAGTAGATGTCCGCGAGTATCATATATTACCTACCTTTTAAAACTACGAGAAAGAGCATCACAGTAGTGTGACTATGGTATACTTTTTGAAACCACGAGGTATAACGTCACAGTAGTGTGACTATATggtatagaccctttcactgttttgAAAATGAAAGGGTATACACCCTTTCACTTTCACGACTTACGGTTTCTTCTATCGATGTGCCGGAATAGTATAGGTAAGCAAGAAGAGCGTTAAAAAATATCCCGCTCAGTTTCTATATCTTCTTTCTGTCATTTGACAAAATATATTCAATTATTTGTTCTTTTGGACTACATAAAACTTCAAGAGATATTCTTAACATTGCGCACGTTCTTTTTATCTGAAAATCTAATAAGAGACTTACCTTACCCTTGAAAAGTATTTGAAAACATTTTTTCAGTTTCAAAGTTAGAAGCTGGTGATTGAgttgaccggaagttttttggggGCACAATGCTTCCAGTCTTGAAACCCTCTGTATTTTATTCACTACCTTTTAAAACCATGAGTTATAACGTCAGAGTAGTGTGACTATGGTATAGTATATCGACTACCTTTTAAAATACTAGGTGTACGTCACGATAGTGTGACTATGATAATGTGCACGGCATTCGCTAGGCTACCACGCCTTTTTTTTCCGCGGGAGTTGTGTGTAGTGCGACTTTAGCCAACTGCTGTGGTACATACGCGTTTATAAATTTCAGAAGGGCTGCCCACGTTTCTTTAGCATATACCTGGTTGTTCGGTGAACTGCTGCTTTCATACTTAATTAACCAAGGCCAAATAGCTGAATTTAGCGAATATCTGTGACCGATAGCCGTTTACGATACCCACTGTCATTACCAAGAATAGCAGACGTTAGAGGCATAACTAAGAGCAGTAAAACAGCTACATTGTTAAATACATTAGTATATAGTGCTACCTGTGGGATTCTTAGGTGTATGCTGCTCGAAGGACAAGGTTGGCGCAAAAAACCCCATCGCATCTTTGTGTTGTGTAAGTACATCgccttgtttgtttttatttattcccAATTTTCCTCACGTGGTTTTTCTTTGGACGCGCTTCATAACCCTATGTCATTAAAACATCTAGGCACTGTAGACACGATATTAGTTTTATTTTTAGAAAGCTCCACGGTTTAGTCGGTAGCGCTTTTACATATATAGCACTAGGCAGTAGTGGTTCGTTGTACCGGCAAGTACTCCCACAGCAGGAAGGaggtttattttgttatttattggTTTACACAAATACGGCCTGATGGTTTCCTTAGAACTTTCCTGCTTTGTCTACTTCAACGTTGAATTCATTGACTGTACCTGTCTTTTAATTTTGATTGCTTGTCGACAATTCGCTAGACAGTCAACTCAGCCTGTATGGCCTTGAAATGGGAGAAACTCATGCTCAGGGTAATCACTTAGTCTTTTAGAACCCGCGGGCATGTGTTAGTGTCAATGAAATACCGCGGCAGCATTCAGGTGCCCATATTTTACAATTTGAAATTTCGAACGAGGCCCGACTTAACGAAATAACTAGAACACTCTAATCTCTTCAGTGAACTGTGTTTCAACATGCGTATGTAGGAAAATTAACGCATCCACGGTGGAACCGAAAATCTACGGTGGAAGCGAACGCCTATCTCGAAGGCCGTTCTCTACAGCTAAAAACAACTTGAAAGCGAATGACGTCCCACACGCCGTCTTCGAATTAAGTATCTCGAAACCTATCGTTTTGTTCGCGGCAACCGAAAGAACAATATGCTTGTCGCTTCCAACACTCGTGTGAATAACCCTACAGCCAAGCCAGGCCATGCTGCGGGAAGAGGCCACATGATCACCCGTTTCCATGGTCTTTCACCTGGCATGGAGCGCATTTTACGGCGTATCATACGTCAACCTTCTTGGAATTGATGCCAATAGCAAGATTCCCAATACACTGGGTCTTATGGATACTGTGTCCAAACCAACGAAAACGACGTAGCAACTGGTAAAGCGTAGCAGTGACGAAGATACCAGCGGGATTTCACTGTAACGGGACAGCTTGAGCTCTTTTAGCCCCTGATGTACACTGTGGCGGCGAGTTGCGcaatcataataaaaaaaacgttgtTTTAAGAAAAGTAAGAAAAGTGCATTATTTGTGCAATACAGTGAGGGGCAATAAATTGAAAACCACAATATATAACACAGACATGTACAACAATTACTGCAAAAGTAATGCACAAACACACTAGGTACCCTCCAAAGCATGTAATTAAATTACTAACCATCTATAGACTTGAACGCGAGGTTAAGGGTGGAAGAAATTGCGCGTAAGTCACCGAGACCGGCGTTGTTTAAATGAGACACAGCGGTTCAGATTTTGTTATACTTGTATTATCAATGCCGGcgtaatgaaaaaaattattcagTGTTGGTgatatgtttttatttatttaaaagctaTAACTGGTTCTGTAAAACGTGTGACATACCCAACGTTCTCCAATATTAGTGGCATACCTAGTGGTGGTAGTTTGTAGACGACTAATTTTAATAAACCTGCTTGCCAAACAGAACCATAAAGTCACCCTAGTGAGAAAACATCACAAATCTGGCAACACTGACTAAAAATTTTTTGCTAAGACTTAGTGCCAGAGACTACTCATACAGGACCACTGACATGATATTCAGCAATTCCAAAAGGGACATTTTTAGTTTTCAAGGTGTGCACTATCAACTCTCCACACACCGCAGTGAGATAACAAGTATAAATATTTTAGTTTATTTAGGGTTTTCGTCGCCCAGTACTTGAAAGCCAATGTCACTGCTGTGGACGTTGCCACGACACGTTAGCACAATTCACCGAGTTAGCGTAATCTGTGTCGGGCATGCAGTCTAAACCGTTGAAATTTGCTGTTCGAGTCCAGGGCTTTTGAATGACAATTCACTCGACATTGCTTAACATGCGACTGACAGCGAATTAACAGCTGTGGTTAGTACGTCGCTACTTCCAGTCTTCCGGTGACGTCGTACTTGTGTTAACAGGTCGTTGAGAAGACACCTCTTGATAACGACACCATAATTACTGCTTTAAAGTAGCGGCTATATAATATAATAAATTCGTTTCCAAGCACTACGATACTTTTTAAGGGTTCGCAATGTTGTGTTTTTATTTAGAACAAAATCCCGAAAATATATTCGTGTCAGGACTTTTCCAAGCTTGATAGTGTCATTCGGTGCATATCCTGTGGCTTACCTGCCATAGCGTAGGCCATCAAGACTGCCATGCCGAAAAGGAGGACAACGAAAAGCAGAAGGCCAGACAGCAGTAAGTTCAGCGCGGACTGGCCACTGAAAACGTTTTGGACATTTGTATTTTGGTGAGGTGTAAAGAGACGGAT from Rhipicephalus microplus isolate Deutch F79 chromosome 7, USDA_Rmic, whole genome shotgun sequence includes these protein-coding regions:
- the LOC119179187 gene encoding uncharacterized protein LOC119179187; the encoded protein is MLSAGNSVSANGRGSSTPFHDEDSSYKVVLPRLPTGNDVLNSVFLHADLSGRPYRAPDFRDALLKVVSTADIIGVGQYQMSHVWMVTCANSMAKQKLVTCGELRVKGLKCMVLDPETKNIRLKLLWLPPHLESRRVEEAFQAYGVVKSVEREAWRCAGMEQWMTTNRDVALELKDTITVSSIPHLMSIYGHQCLVLIPGRPPLCLRCKRVGHVRRQCKTPRCLQCQRFGHSSDACVSTYANKLRSGQGTEDQRLDHLMDVTEVVDATGEAAGGAEGALKEAEHLSMDTLGTQNKTANDAIESINECNAADEHHLEGLKDKPPDNEEQEGMDCSQTRKRQASVTDEATTSAPDTTEQVSSCGPRVTFFGDRETRRLCQSPEESAAKKCKGGPHPPDKPLPDESEFADYLSPPPPVSPYGLSYYRPLPPTRGYYGPPPMQIYPAPMQGYYAPSYYPPPPPPVMPRPPLIQPYNRPFLGRYRVVHAPTYGQQEQPFVSTFLYGALVIVSVVLFTLLIATVFAVTGNAGRRSQRRQHRTGVDLVRYSTLPDRHFRFLSSGPQNAGIEAPDHAQGVLFRKHVEKDDVQDAK